The genome window GGTCGTGGCATTGCCATCGGGCTGGCCCGTGCCGGTGCCGAAATCGTCATCGCTGCCCGCAACGAAGAAAAGACCGGTCGTGTGATTGATGAGATTACCGGTTTGGGTCGCCGCTGCCGGGGTATTCGTTGTGATGTGCAGAGCCGCGACGATATTCAGGCCACAGTTGATGCCACGCTGAAGGAGTTTGGCAGACTCGATATCCTGGTCAACAACGCCGGTATCTCTGGAGGCGGGCCGCCGCAGTCGATACCGGAGGAGACCTGGGATAATGTGGTCGGCACCAATCTCAAGTCAGTCTTTCTGTTCTCGCAGGCGGTATATCCGGCACTGGTCGGAGCGGGTGGTGGTAAAATTATCAACATCGGGTCGGAGTACTCTATCTTCGGCAGTGCCTCAGTTCTTCCCTATTCGGCGAGTAAGGGTGGCGTTATTCAGATGACCAAGTCCCTGGCAGTGGCCTGGGCGGGCAACAACATTCAGGTCAATGCCATCATACCTGGATGGGTGAGAACAGATATGACGGCGCCGGTCATCGATAATGAACCCTTCTACCGGGGAATCGTGCAGCGGACTCCGGCGGGCCGTTTTGCCGAACCGGAGGAAGTGGCTGGCACAGCCGTTTTCCTTGCGTCGGCGGCATCTGATTTCATCACCGGCCAGAGTATTGTCTTCGACGGCGGGTACTCGATAGCATGAGAGTGTCCGCTTCGCCCGCGTAGAATAGCTGGCAGATGAGGGATGAAGGAATCGGAAGAGCATGACAACAATATGAACAATATACGAGGAAGTATAGCAGGGCACCACCCCTTCTGAAGGGCTCCGCCTCTTCTGAGAGGCGCTCCATCCGGGCCGCACGGGGATTGGTCGAAAGGTTTTTTCATCACTACACTAGGTCAGGGAGGCAGCGATGGTAGCGAAGAGTGCGCATGTTCTGGTTGTTGATGATGAGCCACACCTTTGTGTTGCGCTGGGCCGGATACTGGAGAAGGGCGGGTACCGTGTAACGACCACGACCAGCGGTCAGACGGCGCTCGAACTTATAGAAGAGAAACGTCCGGATGTAGTATTGCTTGACCTAATGATGCCGGGACTTGACGGCCGTGAGGTGTGTCGACGGATTCGTAAATCAGGTATAGAAGTCCGCGTGATATATTTCACCGCTAAGGCAGAGGCGAGTAACCCGGCAAAGCTGAAAGAGCTTCGTAAGGAAGCGGATGACCTCCTGGTTAAACCGGCCACCAGCAGGCAGATAATATCGAAGGTAAGCAGTGTACTGAAAGGCAATGTCAAGTGACCGGGTGCTCTACCATAATACCATGAGTTGACTGCCCCGCTCAGACCGTCCGTCTCCGGAGGCAGTCAGATTGCATAAAACGGAAAATGAATCTCAGGAGGACCGATCCATGCTAACCGTTGCCGAAGCCATGCGCCAGCGTCGCAGCACCCG of Dehalococcoidales bacterium contains these proteins:
- a CDS encoding response regulator, with protein sequence MVAKSAHVLVVDDEPHLCVALGRILEKGGYRVTTTTSGQTALELIEEKRPDVVLLDLMMPGLDGREVCRRIRKSGIEVRVIYFTAKAEASNPAKLKELRKEADDLLVKPATSRQIISKVSSVLKGNVK
- a CDS encoding glucose 1-dehydrogenase codes for the protein MIEEFNLTGKVAIVTGGNGGIGRGIAIGLARAGAEIVIAARNEEKTGRVIDEITGLGRRCRGIRCDVQSRDDIQATVDATLKEFGRLDILVNNAGISGGGPPQSIPEETWDNVVGTNLKSVFLFSQAVYPALVGAGGGKIINIGSEYSIFGSASVLPYSASKGGVIQMTKSLAVAWAGNNIQVNAIIPGWVRTDMTAPVIDNEPFYRGIVQRTPAGRFAEPEEVAGTAVFLASAASDFITGQSIVFDGGYSIA